The following are from one region of the Lodderomyces elongisporus chromosome 7, complete sequence genome:
- a CDS encoding uncharacterized protein (BUSCO:EOG09262FW1): MLRIQRAMSSSTTVPNTFATKLLKVKPESIHFDLKNNGDSQVPRITDDETEANIKLAAKELLTTNNAIGFPTETVYGLAGSALSDESVKSIYRAKQRPADNPLIIHVSSLSQLQRKLLPANYEIPKIYHNLIEHFWPGPLTILLPNNSSNSNSNSSSNSNSNSNSNSSSNSSSSSNNKSPISSYVTANQDTFAVRMPAHPVARALIAISDLPLAAPSANSSTKPSPTLAQHVMHDLGGKIPIVLDGGACDVGVESTVVDGLSDPPMLLRPGGVSLEELKRVGGEEWKNVRVAKRTAGADESVKTPGMKYKHYSPDAKVVLFVNCGDGEDAIAKYLKANRVSVDGVEVGARGDLRDSKDSKQEGQGQKHLISANADTPKVALLKSRHFRDYKGIDVVRDLGSAGDDIARNLFKYLREVDEDEKVDLILIEGVEEVDEGLAIMNRLKKAAFEVIEG; the protein is encoded by the coding sequence ATGTTGAGGATACAGCGAGCCATGTCATCTTCAACTACTGTACCTAAtacttttgcaaccaaGCTTTTGAAAGTAAAGCCAGAGTCCATACATTTTGACTTGAAGAACAATGGCGATTCCCAGGTTCCCAGAATCACAGATGATGAAACTGAAGCGAATATCAAATTAGCTGCAAAGGAGCTTCTTACCACTAATAATGCGATTGGTTTCCCTACTGAGACTGTTTATGGTCTTGCAGGTTCAGCGTTATCAGACGAGTCTGTGAAATCCATCTATCGAGCGAAGCAACGACCAGCAGATAATCCGCTTATTATTCATGTCTCCTCATTGTCCCAATTACAAAGAAAGCTACTACCTGCCAACTATGAGATTCCCAAAATCTATCATAACCTTATTGAGCATTTCTGGCCGGGTCCATTAACCATTCTTTTACCCAACAATAgtagcaacagcaacagcaacagcagcagcaacagcaacagcaacagcaacagcaatagcagcagcaatagcagtagcagcagcaataacAAGTCTCCCATCTCATCATATGTAACAGCTAACCAAGATACATTTGCTGTACGAATGCCTGCCCATCCAGTAGCAAGGGCCCTTATTGCCATTTCTGATTTACCACTTGCAGCTCCCTCAGCCAACTCCTCGACTAAACCCAGCCCGACTTTAGCGCAACATGTGATGCATGACTTGGGCGGGAAGATACCTATTGTTTTAGATGGGGGTGCTTGTGATGTGGGTGTCGAGTCTACCGTAGTAGATGGGTTGAGTGACCCGCCTATGCTTTTAAGGCCTGGTGGTGTTTCTCTCGAGGAGTTGAAACGGGTTGGAGGGGAAGAGTGGAAGAATGTGAGAGTTGCAAAACGCACCGCTGGAGCGGACGAGCTGGTAAAGACTCCAGGAATGAAATATAAACATTATTCACCTGATGCTAAAgtagttttgtttgttaacTGTGGAGATGGAGAAGATGCTATTGCAAAGTATTTAAAAGCAAATAGAGTGAGTGTTGACGGAGTGGAAGTAGGGGCAAGAGGTGATTTAAGAGATTCAAAAGATTCAAAACAGGAAGGTCAAGGTCAGAAACATCTAATTTCGGCTAATGCAGATACGCCAAAGGTTGCGCTTCTTAAAAGTAGACATTTTAGGGACTATAAAGGTATAGACGTTGTAAGAGATTTGGGATCAGCTGGTGATGATATTGCAAGAAATTTATTTAAGTATTTGAGAGAAGTTGATGAGGATGAGAAAGTcgatttgattttgattgaAGGGGTAGAAGAAGTCGATGAGGGACTTGCAATTATGAACAGACTCAAGAAGGCGGCATTTGAGGTAATAGAAGGTTga